A single Bosea sp. PAMC 26642 DNA region contains:
- a CDS encoding metallophosphoesterase family protein, with translation MSKALRLAFVADIHHGQNSFTKMGEHALPLMAEFRRFVAEAKPDAVIDLGDRISDRDHATDLRLEHEVAEAFAAIAAPRFHLCGNHDRDHLSVAENEAILGQALGHRVVDLGDWRLVLWAADAKIHRPDGFVLREEDLLWLAATVNAADRPLAIMSHVPISGHAQTGNYYFERNPELSTYPGAERARAVLRQAKVPVVCLSGHVHWNTLTTVDGIPHLTLQSLTESFTTLPEPAGAWGLLELDETIFWTVHGKDPFSARIDAAQTLRRWMTPLQPFRELPGLRQRLPALAAE, from the coding sequence ATGAGCAAAGCCCTTCGCCTCGCCTTCGTCGCCGACATCCATCACGGCCAGAACAGCTTCACCAAGATGGGCGAACACGCCCTGCCGCTGATGGCGGAGTTCCGCCGCTTCGTCGCGGAGGCGAAGCCCGACGCCGTGATCGACCTCGGAGACCGCATTTCCGACCGCGATCATGCGACGGATCTGCGCCTCGAGCACGAGGTCGCGGAGGCCTTCGCAGCCATCGCCGCACCGCGCTTCCATCTCTGCGGCAATCATGACCGCGACCATCTGAGCGTCGCCGAGAACGAGGCGATCCTGGGTCAGGCGCTTGGCCATCGCGTCGTCGATCTCGGCGACTGGCGGCTCGTGCTCTGGGCGGCGGATGCCAAGATCCACCGGCCGGACGGCTTCGTGCTGAGGGAAGAAGACCTGCTCTGGCTCGCCGCCACCGTCAACGCAGCCGACCGGCCTCTCGCGATCATGAGCCATGTCCCGATTTCGGGGCATGCCCAGACCGGAAACTACTATTTCGAGCGCAATCCCGAACTCTCCACCTATCCCGGCGCGGAGCGAGCGCGCGCCGTTCTGCGCCAGGCCAAGGTGCCGGTCGTCTGCCTGTCGGGCCATGTCCACTGGAACACGCTGACGACGGTCGACGGCATTCCGCATCTGACGCTGCAATCCCTGACCGAGAGCTTCACCACATTGCCGGAACCAGCGGGCGCCTGGGGCCTGCTCGAACTCGACGAGACCATCTTCTGGACGGTGCATGGCAAGGATCCGTTCTCGGCGCGGATCGATGCGGCGCAGACACTGCGGCGCTGGATGACGCCGCTGCAGCCTTTCCGCGAGCTTCCGGGATTGCGCCAGCGGCTGCCGGCGCTGGCCGCCGAATGA
- a CDS encoding tryptophan-rich sensory protein, producing the protein MGGLLAYLAAQAIAAIKRKTLVYGLMSAGGLITIFAAGYALNAAYTMLMFRYGATASSLIVTGALLTVAIGCIVAARIIARRPHVPAAARTAPNRAPFPRPYSRQRLIALAAGLAGAASTGVALVKFPSLRTLLRGRKPR; encoded by the coding sequence ATGGGCGGCCTGCTGGCATATCTGGCGGCCCAGGCGATTGCCGCCATCAAGCGCAAGACGCTGGTCTATGGTCTCATGTCAGCAGGCGGACTGATCACGATCTTTGCCGCCGGCTATGCGCTGAATGCCGCCTATACGATGCTGATGTTTCGCTATGGAGCAACAGCATCCAGTCTGATTGTTACGGGAGCGCTTCTGACGGTGGCAATCGGCTGTATCGTGGCCGCGCGCATCATCGCCCGGCGACCTCATGTTCCGGCGGCGGCGCGGACCGCTCCCAATCGTGCTCCCTTTCCCAGGCCGTATTCCAGGCAGCGCTTGATTGCACTTGCCGCAGGGTTGGCGGGCGCCGCCAGCACGGGGGTCGCACTCGTTAAATTCCCCAGCTTGCGAACCTTGCTTCGAGGACGGAAACCCAGGTAG
- a CDS encoding DUF1810 domain-containing protein — MADMFDLDRFVIAQNDVFAGALAELEAGQKRSHWMWFIFPQLRGLGISPTAQHFGIANLAEAKAYLAHPLLGRRLITCTEAVLGTQERTLHQIFGSPDDMKFGSSMTLFAAAGEPATVFRQAIDRYCDGKTDARTIRLLEQRHMARPDAP, encoded by the coding sequence ATGGCTGACATGTTCGACCTTGATCGCTTCGTCATCGCCCAGAACGACGTCTTCGCTGGTGCGCTCGCCGAGTTGGAGGCCGGCCAAAAGCGCAGCCATTGGATGTGGTTCATCTTCCCCCAGCTTCGCGGGCTTGGCATCTCTCCGACCGCACAACACTTCGGAATCGCGAATCTAGCTGAAGCGAAGGCCTACCTTGCTCACCCGCTACTCGGTCGCCGGCTGATTACGTGCACAGAGGCCGTTCTTGGTACACAGGAGAGAACGCTTCACCAGATTTTTGGATCGCCCGACGATATGAAGTTCGGCTCCAGCATGACGCTGTTCGCGGCGGCGGGGGAGCCCGCGACCGTCTTCCGTCAGGCGATCGATCGCTATTGCGACGGAAAGACAGACGCTCGCACGATCAGGCTTCTGGAGCAGCGGCACATGGCGCGGCCCGACGCGCCTTAG
- a CDS encoding DksA/TraR family C4-type zinc finger protein translates to MASGWAPDGAVQDQIDDNITDAVRLARARLPDGPGETHCQDCGNEIPEARRQAMPGARTCVACQSAHDRRPESSGYNRRGSKDSQLK, encoded by the coding sequence ATGGCAAGCGGCTGGGCTCCAGACGGAGCCGTTCAGGATCAGATCGACGACAACATAACCGACGCAGTACGGCTGGCCAGAGCCCGCCTGCCGGACGGTCCCGGTGAGACCCATTGCCAGGACTGCGGTAACGAGATCCCCGAAGCGCGACGCCAGGCCATGCCAGGAGCGCGAACCTGCGTCGCCTGCCAGTCCGCACACGATCGGCGTCCGGAATCGAGCGGCTATAATCGCCGCGGCAGCAAAGATAGCCAGCTAAAATAA
- a CDS encoding putative bifunctional diguanylate cyclase/phosphodiesterase: MIAKGETLEATTDRLCREIELLLPNVRCSVLRVDRGGLLHPLAGPTFPDEYSAGFEGLMIGPQVGSCGTAAYLRTAIVVADIATDPRWADYRQHALSLGLRACWSTPILDASGSVLGTFALYFKEQRGPTAREEKIVTSCSSLCAIAMERDQRVTDRERRAFIDALTNLPNRASFDVSLERLSCAEAGAWALLLIDLDNLKTINDTFGHAAGDALLQTVASRIGESVLPDRVFRMGGDEFAVILQGEDALADIKGTTRRIFQALAPSAQCGGHVIQPRATIGGALLSADDDDATTVREHADLALYHAKETGRGGFVLYWPGMGNAITTRIEVIRDVDAALREGRIDAFYQPILRLDTRAIVGLEALCRLRKPSGEIVSAAAFHQATLDVSVASHLTERMMAAVAADIRFWLDQGIPLQHVGINIASADFHSGTLFSRLEAAFGRQNVPLKHIILEVTESVYLGQRDPIVAREIKALRAHGLRVALDDFGTGFASLTHLLTVPIDIIKIDKSFIDRLDEGDPSLAIVQGLVDIARKLDIRVIAEGIENEDQAALLTDIGCVLGQGYLFSPAVPRDVATGLLRRFSQRLPQQDRKIVRVAS; this comes from the coding sequence ATGATCGCAAAAGGGGAGACCCTGGAAGCGACGACCGATCGCCTCTGTCGTGAAATCGAGTTGTTACTGCCGAACGTCCGGTGTTCGGTCTTGCGCGTGGATCGCGGGGGATTGCTGCACCCTCTGGCGGGGCCGACCTTTCCTGATGAGTATTCCGCCGGGTTCGAAGGTCTGATGATCGGGCCGCAGGTAGGTTCATGCGGTACCGCCGCCTATCTTCGAACTGCAATCGTGGTTGCAGATATCGCGACCGATCCGCGCTGGGCGGACTACAGGCAGCATGCCTTGTCCTTGGGGTTACGGGCGTGTTGGTCCACACCAATTCTGGATGCGAGCGGGAGCGTGCTCGGCACATTTGCCCTTTATTTCAAGGAACAACGCGGACCAACCGCGAGAGAGGAAAAAATTGTTACATCGTGTAGCTCTCTGTGCGCCATCGCCATGGAGCGCGATCAGCGTGTAACGGACCGCGAGCGCCGCGCCTTCATCGATGCGCTGACCAATCTACCGAACCGGGCGAGTTTCGACGTTTCGCTGGAGCGCCTGTCCTGCGCGGAAGCAGGCGCCTGGGCGCTACTGCTCATCGATCTCGATAACTTGAAGACCATCAACGATACGTTCGGGCACGCTGCCGGCGATGCCCTCTTGCAGACCGTGGCGAGCAGGATCGGCGAGAGCGTCTTGCCGGATCGGGTGTTCCGCATGGGCGGCGACGAGTTCGCCGTGATCCTCCAGGGCGAAGATGCGCTTGCGGACATCAAGGGCACGACGCGGCGAATTTTCCAGGCGCTAGCACCGTCCGCCCAGTGTGGCGGGCATGTCATTCAGCCACGCGCAACCATCGGCGGCGCGTTGCTGTCGGCCGATGATGACGATGCGACAACAGTACGCGAGCACGCAGACCTCGCATTATACCATGCCAAGGAAACGGGCCGCGGCGGGTTTGTGCTGTATTGGCCGGGCATGGGCAACGCGATCACGACCCGCATTGAGGTGATCCGCGACGTTGATGCGGCCTTGCGCGAAGGCAGGATCGACGCGTTCTATCAGCCCATCTTGCGGCTCGACACGCGCGCGATCGTCGGGCTGGAGGCTCTCTGCCGACTTCGCAAGCCGAGTGGCGAGATCGTCTCGGCTGCCGCATTTCATCAGGCAACTTTGGATGTCAGCGTCGCCTCGCATCTGACCGAACGCATGATGGCTGCCGTTGCAGCAGACATTCGCTTCTGGCTGGATCAGGGCATTCCACTTCAGCATGTGGGCATCAACATCGCCTCCGCCGATTTTCATAGCGGAACGCTTTTTTCTCGCCTCGAAGCTGCCTTCGGCCGACAAAACGTGCCGTTGAAGCACATCATTCTGGAGGTGACGGAGTCCGTCTATCTCGGTCAGCGCGACCCGATCGTAGCTCGCGAGATCAAGGCGTTGCGCGCGCATGGACTGCGCGTCGCGCTCGACGATTTCGGCACTGGATTCGCTTCGCTCACCCATCTGCTCACGGTACCGATCGACATCATCAAGATCGACAAATCCTTTATCGATCGTCTCGACGAGGGCGATCCCAGCCTGGCGATCGTCCAAGGTCTCGTCGATATCGCGCGCAAGCTCGACATCCGCGTCATTGCCGAGGGCATCGAGAACGAAGATCAGGCCGCCCTTTTGACGGATATCGGCTGCGTGCTCGGTCAGGGTTATTTGTTCTCGCCCGCCGTACCACGCGATGTCGCGACGGGCCTGCTGAGGCGGTTTTCCCAGCGACTACCCCAGCAGGATCGAAAGATCGTTCGCGTTGCAAGTTAG
- a CDS encoding UDP-glucuronic acid decarboxylase family protein, producing the protein MSAKKERLFGRRILVTGGAGFVGSHLCERLLSHGEEILCVDNFFTGRRGNINHLFGNENFELVRHDVTFPLYVEVDQIYNLACPASPVHYQFDPVQTTKTSVVGAINMLGLAKRLKIPILQASTSEVYGDPSVHPQPESYWGNVNPIGIRSCYDEGKRCAETLFFDYHRQHKLNIKVARIFNTYGPRMHPADGRVVSNFIMQALRDEDITLYGDGEQTRSFCYVDDLVDGLIAMMGTPSRIVGPINLGNPGEFTMRQLAEVIRELAGSKSRLVHRSLPEDDPKQRRPDIEQAKSTLNWEPKIDLKEGLTRTIAYFDQLLKAGAVDHG; encoded by the coding sequence TTGTCGGCAAAAAAGGAAAGGCTGTTTGGTCGGCGCATTCTCGTGACCGGCGGGGCCGGTTTCGTTGGCTCACATCTTTGCGAAAGGCTTTTGAGCCACGGCGAGGAAATCCTTTGCGTCGACAATTTCTTCACAGGCCGTCGAGGCAATATCAATCATCTCTTTGGCAATGAAAATTTCGAGCTCGTCCGCCACGACGTAACCTTTCCCTTATATGTAGAAGTGGACCAGATCTACAATCTGGCCTGTCCGGCCTCTCCGGTTCACTACCAATTCGATCCTGTTCAGACGACAAAGACGAGCGTTGTCGGCGCGATCAACATGCTTGGTCTGGCCAAGCGTCTCAAAATTCCTATTCTTCAAGCCTCCACATCCGAGGTTTATGGTGACCCAAGCGTTCACCCTCAGCCGGAGAGCTATTGGGGCAACGTGAATCCTATCGGAATTCGCTCTTGTTATGACGAGGGCAAGCGATGTGCCGAAACGCTCTTTTTCGACTATCACAGGCAGCACAAGCTCAACATAAAAGTTGCCAGAATATTCAATACATACGGTCCTCGAATGCATCCGGCAGATGGCCGGGTTGTCTCGAATTTTATCATGCAGGCGCTGCGGGACGAGGACATCACCTTGTATGGCGATGGCGAGCAGACCCGGTCGTTCTGTTACGTCGACGACCTGGTCGATGGCTTGATCGCAATGATGGGTACCCCCAGTCGTATCGTGGGCCCGATAAATCTCGGAAACCCGGGTGAATTCACCATGCGCCAGTTGGCAGAAGTTATCAGGGAGCTGGCTGGCTCAAAGTCGCGACTTGTGCATCGCTCTTTGCCAGAGGATGATCCTAAACAGAGGCGCCCCGATATCGAACAGGCAAAGAGCACTCTGAATTGGGAGCCTAAGATAGACTTGAAAGAAGGGTTGACGCGAACGATTGCGTATTTCGATCAGCTTCTGAAAGCTGGAGCAGTTGATCACGGGTAA
- a CDS encoding beta-1,6-N-acetylglucosaminyltransferase, translating to MRIAFFLQTHKCLDQIERLVRILQSTSNDHIIVIAHDGPAAAIERLSKIEGVTRVTAAIGGRGRFGLIDDLLANLGWIRGNGLDYDWLVMMSGQDYLVRPLAELEQKLATSKFDGYYHHFRADIPDEATSGAMQWPVRESQDRYYYAYKVISSNISRLGQILLKLPKDVINLSRTFRLSSSYGLMLGRRVAHAPFSEQFKLVGGSNWLTIRRSCAEYLVDFASKNPDIERHYRRTLVPEESFMQSILYNSGQFNITGEELRYYDFSHSKHGRPKIIQPDDIPDLLRSKYFIARKFDMDLCPDILDRVDQAMENGLAPDPPAGARDFSRV from the coding sequence ATGCGGATAGCCTTTTTTCTGCAGACCCATAAATGCCTCGACCAGATCGAGCGTCTCGTCCGAATTCTCCAGAGCACATCCAACGATCATATCATTGTCATTGCCCATGATGGCCCAGCGGCCGCGATCGAGAGATTATCGAAGATCGAAGGGGTTACTCGGGTTACCGCCGCCATTGGCGGGCGAGGACGGTTCGGATTGATCGATGACCTACTGGCCAATCTGGGCTGGATCCGCGGCAATGGGCTTGATTACGACTGGCTCGTCATGATGAGCGGCCAGGATTATCTCGTGCGGCCCCTGGCCGAACTCGAGCAAAAACTGGCGACGTCCAAATTCGACGGGTATTACCATCATTTCAGGGCCGACATTCCAGATGAAGCGACCTCTGGTGCAATGCAGTGGCCAGTCAGAGAAAGCCAAGACCGATACTACTACGCATACAAGGTCATCAGCTCCAATATCAGTCGTCTTGGACAAATTCTGCTTAAACTGCCCAAAGACGTGATCAATCTCTCCAGGACGTTCAGGCTGAGCAGCAGCTACGGGCTCATGCTCGGACGACGTGTCGCGCACGCCCCATTCAGCGAGCAGTTCAAGCTTGTCGGAGGCAGCAACTGGCTAACGATCAGGCGTTCATGTGCGGAATACCTGGTAGATTTTGCGTCGAAAAATCCCGATATCGAGCGTCATTATCGGCGCACGCTTGTCCCTGAAGAATCCTTCATGCAGTCGATATTATATAATAGCGGACAGTTTAACATCACTGGCGAAGAGCTGCGATACTACGATTTTTCCCATAGCAAGCACGGCCGACCTAAAATTATTCAGCCTGACGATATCCCCGATCTATTACGCTCGAAATATTTCATTGCCCGTAAGTTCGACATGGATCTGTGCCCTGACATTCTCGATCGGGTGGATCAGGCCATGGAGAACGGCCTGGCGCCTGATCCACCCGCCGGGGCGCGGGATTTCTCTCGCGTATGA
- a CDS encoding ornithine cyclodeaminase has product MPPRLNIVPFVSVDNMMKLVLSIGVERFLSELAGYIEDDFRRWHLFDKTPRIASHSADGVIELMPTSDGAIYGFKYVNGHPKNTRDGRQTVTAFGVLADVGNGYPMLLTEMTILTALRTAATSALAAKYLAPAGARTMAIIGNGAQAEFQALAFKALLGIDRLRLYDIDDAATRKCLRNLAHLGFEIVECPSIERAVEGADIITTVTADKQNATILTDNLVGGGIHINGVGGDCPGKTELHVDILRRADIFVEYAPQTRIEGEIQQLPHDHAVTELSEVIAGRAAGRVSPTQITLFDSVGFAVEDFSALRYVRAKLADTAFFEELDLLADPDEPRDLFGMLLRAA; this is encoded by the coding sequence ATGCCCCCCAGACTGAACATCGTGCCCTTCGTCAGCGTCGACAACATGATGAAGCTGGTCCTCTCGATCGGCGTCGAGCGGTTCCTGTCGGAGCTGGCGGGCTATATCGAGGATGATTTCCGCCGCTGGCACCTCTTCGACAAGACGCCGCGCATCGCGTCCCACTCGGCTGACGGCGTGATCGAGCTGATGCCGACCTCGGACGGCGCGATCTACGGCTTCAAATATGTCAACGGCCACCCCAAGAACACCCGGGACGGCCGCCAGACTGTCACCGCCTTCGGCGTGCTTGCCGATGTCGGCAACGGCTACCCGATGCTCCTGACGGAGATGACGATCCTGACCGCGCTGCGCACAGCCGCGACATCCGCGCTGGCTGCGAAGTATCTGGCGCCGGCCGGCGCGCGGACCATGGCGATCATCGGCAATGGGGCGCAAGCCGAGTTCCAGGCCCTCGCTTTCAAGGCGCTCCTCGGGATCGACCGGCTGCGGCTCTACGACATCGACGACGCAGCGACGCGGAAATGCCTGCGCAACCTCGCCCATCTCGGCTTCGAGATCGTGGAGTGCCCGAGCATCGAAAGGGCGGTCGAGGGGGCCGATATCATTACGACGGTCACGGCCGACAAGCAGAACGCGACGATCCTCACCGACAACCTCGTCGGCGGCGGCATCCATATCAACGGCGTCGGCGGCGACTGCCCCGGCAAGACCGAGCTCCATGTCGACATCCTGCGTCGGGCCGACATCTTCGTCGAATACGCGCCTCAAACCCGGATCGAGGGCGAGATCCAGCAGCTGCCGCACGATCACGCGGTGACGGAACTGTCCGAGGTGATTGCCGGGCGCGCCGCGGGACGCGTGAGCCCGACGCAAATCACCCTGTTCGACTCGGTCGGCTTCGCCGTGGAGGATTTTTCCGCTCTCCGCTATGTGCGCGCAAAGCTCGCAGACACGGCGTTCTTCGAAGAGCTCGATCTTCTCGCCGATCCCGACGAGCCGCGAGATCTCTTCGGGATGCTGCTCAGGGCCGCATGA